A window from Fusarium musae strain F31 chromosome 8, whole genome shotgun sequence encodes these proteins:
- a CDS encoding hypothetical protein (EggNog:ENOG41), whose amino-acid sequence MVVVAVAGGTGGIGGAIVDTLRPSLHHKMIILTRKIPNTPQATDTFVTLYYSDVDAMAKALDDNNVHTVISALRVFDPASSEAESNLVKATAKANTPKRFIASAWGIEYAETTPVGQARGRTLVELRKTNLEWTRFDNGFFLDYYGPPTLKSYMQRVAWAIDIANKKAGIPGTGNEPMTFTYTFDVAKFVVAALDLPQWEELMYCYGEKTTWNKFLKQAEDAIGSKFDVAYDPAEKLEKGEVTELPFNKNAADLPQKVLEGLMSLWGLYVLEGKYDLPTDKALNKAFPDIQPLKVEDVLGLWQ is encoded by the exons ATGGTCGTTGTTGCTGTAGCTGGAGGAACCGGTGGCATAGGGGGCGCTATTGTCGACACACTTCGCCCAAGCCTTCACCATAAGATGATTATTCTAACTCGCAAG ATCCCAAATACACCTCAGGCGACCGATACTTTTGTCACCTTATATTACAGTGATGTCGACGCAATGGCAAAGGCCCTCGACGACAATAATGTTCACACTGTCATCTCGGCCCTGCGTGTCTTTGATCCAGCTTCCTCCGAGGCAGAGAGTAACCTCGTGAAAGCgacagccaaagccaacactCCGAAACGGTTTATCGCAAGCGCATGGGGTATCGAATATGCCGAGAC AACGCCAGTCGGCCAAGCGCGAGGCCGCACTTTAGTCGAACTCCGCAAGACAAACCTTGAGTGGACTCGTTTCGACAACGGGTTCTTTCTTGACTATTACGGTCCGCCGACGTTGAAATCATATATGCAGAGGGTTGCTTGGGCTATTGATATCGCGAACAAAAAGGCCGGAATTCCTGGGACGGGAAATGAACCGATGACGTTCACGTATACCTTCGACGTCGCCAAGTTTGTGGTTGCAGCTTTGGATCTGCCCCAGTGGGAGGAATTGATGTATTGCTACGGCGAAAAGACGACGTGGAATAAGTTCCTGAAGCAGGCAGAGGATGCTATAG GCTCCAAGTTCGATGTCGCGTATGATCCTGCCGAGAAGCTAGAGAAGGGAGAGGTTACTGAACTTCCTTTCAACAAAAACGCGGCCGATCTTCCTCAGAAGGTGCTAGAAGGTCTTATGTCACTCTGGGGCCTCTATGTACTCGAGGGAAAGTATGATCTGCCGACGGACAAGGCTCTGAACAAGGCGTTCCCAGATATCCAGCCGTTGAAGGTGGAGGATGTACTGGGATTGTGGCAGTGA
- a CDS encoding hypothetical protein (CAZy:AA9) produces MLSMAVCFAALSALFACKVSAHGHVSEVLINGKSYYGHDPTKVPYVTQPESISWTNGAKDNGFVTSTASALASPDIICHLNATNGLLTADVNAGATITVRWSDWPQAHWGPVLDYMARCPNDDCTTVDKTKLKFFKIDELGQLTRGTVPGQPGYWANNKLRDEDFSWNITIPAKLAPGSYVLRHEIIALHAGGAEGSTQMYPQCINLIVKGDGTAKPDGVFATDLYSSKDAGLLHNVFVDEWSDAKYIIPGPSVVTF; encoded by the coding sequence ATGTTGTCCATGGCAGTTTGCTTCGCAGCTCTCAGTGCTCTTTTCGCATGCAAGGTTTCGGCTCATGGCCATGTATCCGAGGTTCTCATCAACGGCAAAAGCTACTACGGCCACGATCCCACTAAAGTCCCATATGTAACTCAGCCAGAGAGCATCAGTTGGACGAACGGCGCAAAAGACAACGGCTTTGTCACCTCCACCGCGAGCGCACTGGCGTCTCCAGACATCATCTGCCACCTCAACGCAACCAATGGGCTTCTGACAGCGGATGTCAACGCTGGTGCGACCATTACGGTTCGCTGGTCGGACTGGCCTCAAGCGCACTGGGGACCTGTCCTGGATTACATGGCGCGCTGTCCGAATGACGATTGCACAACGGTTGACAAGACTAAGCTgaagttcttcaagatcgaTGAGTTGGGGCAGTTGACGAGGGGAACTGTCCCTGGACAGCCGGGGTATTGGGCAAATAACAAACTTCGCGATGAGGACTTCTCATGGAACATCACAATCCCGGCTAAGCTGGCACCAGGAAGCTATGTCCTGAGGCATGAGATCATCGCCCTCCACGCGGGAGGTGCAGAGGGGTCAACTCAAATGTATCCTCAATGTATCAATCTGATTGTGAAGGGGGATGGCACTGCAAAGCCTGACGGCGTGTTTGCGACTGATCTTTACTCTTCTAAGGACGCGGGGCTGCTGCACAATGTTTTTGTAGATGAGTGGAGTGATGCGAAGTACATCATTCCGGGACCTTCGGTAGTCACATTTTAG
- a CDS encoding hypothetical protein (EggNog:ENOG41), with protein MISSIFQAPRRLSSLSRIAILGLITVSGDETDDCSILIILNLTEVPLPTLPKITLHYANQSIYNESKVALLIENRPQPIIAPLILKFMYQMPPDWKFRFMGSNESVAHVNSSAAMREHVKSGKLDLTYIPSNMSTAGQEMISRFLTNLWLYDTVLQPAEMLLVFQTDSILCANNKRTIDEFLGYDYVGAPWDTRGRYGGNGGLSIRRVSSIVSILQNQQRANNSEPEDVWLSARLGHHVDGRVANGSVSQLFSGEMNGGPGEIVPQPECEGDYDDEECEHVNMMKQLEQPGRPGQWVKGIDDWRDGSYEPMGYHIGGAGWMHGAIWGTKQRREHIYNYCPEAKMILDMDWAPFVPGDCAQDW; from the exons ATGATCAGTTCAATCTTTCAAGCGCCGCGACGGCTATCGTCACTATCGCGAATCGCCATCTTAGGACTAATTACCGTTTCCGG CGACGAGACTGACGACTGTAgtatcctcatcatcctcaacctgACAGAAGTGCCGCTACCAACGCTCCCAAAAATCACTCTTCACTATGCCAATCAATCCATATACAACGAGTCCAAAGTCGCTCTCCTCATCGAAAACAGACCGCAACCCATCATCGCCCCTCTGATCCTCAAATTCATGTACCAGATGCCGCCAGACTGGAAGTTCCGCTTCATGGGCTCCAACGAGTCAGTAGCACATGTGAACTCCTCCGCCGCAATGCGCGAGCACGTCAAGTCTGGGAAATTGGACTTGACGTATATACCCTCGAATATGAGCACTGCCGGTCAAGAGATGATTTCTCGCTTCTTGACGAATCTATGGCTGTATGATACTGTGCTGCAGCCTGCGGAGATGCTTCTTGTTTTTCAGACGGACTCGATACTCTGTGCGAATAATAAACGCACTATTGATGAGTTTTTGGGGTATGACTATGTTGGAGCGCCGTGGGATACAAGAGGAAGATACGGTGGGAACGGCGGGCTATCGATTCGTCGGGTAAGCAGTATCGTCAGCATTCTGCAGAACCAACAGCGCGCCAATAACAGCGAGCCAGAGGATGTCTGGCTCTCTGCACGCCTGGGCCATCATGTCGATGGTCGAGTCGCAAATGGCTCTGTATCCCAGCTTTTCTCAGGCGAGATGAACGGCGGCCCTGGGGAGATAGTACCCCAGCCGGAATGCGAGGGTGActatgatgatgaagagtgtgAGCATGTGAACATGATGAAGCAGCTGGAGCAACCTGGACGACCGGGGCAGTGGGTGAAAGGGATTGATGATTGGCGGGATGGGTCCTATGAGCCTATGGGATATCATATTGGTGGAGCGGGGTGGATGCATGGGGCTATCTGGGGGACGAAGCAGAGACGGGAGCATATCTACAATTATTGCCCTGAGGCGAAGATGATTCTGGATATGGATTGGGCGCCGTTTGTGCCGGGGGATTGTGCGCAGGATTGGTAA
- a CDS encoding hypothetical protein (EggNog:ENOG41), which yields MAIIQTVSSTPVNRLTGSICGLSPLAADFNLDYSHHIYQPCLPHIFNALNKAEEKQARTKEASQKDKWKSYFFQAAKLNYDSHGALMSAMGFPDEGIIGQEYLRSANARHGAVTLENINDFAFEEDPLEDYITDVFENANKENNRVFLSHITSTSHHRFHMPKREKYTPLANGGHLDMMSRYINTIGYEDRWIRKVLDILDKQGVANETLVIFQGDHGVSLPENDIASPYYNPNVGVEHVPLVLSHPQLPAFDVDEGVHATQILPTILDILLETGSLSKTSRQAAQDLIRNYEGQSLLRPLATGDGQWQFTITNPGRAMLSIRDGRYPERHLVVPIIEHVAWKLADLTKDPYEQNPVQALDFKSFLEEVEQRFGRDVAEWAEEGAFMTRWFVKENSKRWRFDL from the exons ATG GCGATTATTCAGACGGTTTCGAGCACGCCAGTAAACCG CCTAACAGGTTCAATCTGCGGTTTATCCCCTCTAGCAGCAGATTTCAACCTCGATTACAGCCATCATATCTACCAACCTTGCCTGCCGCATATCTTCAACGCACTCAACAAAGCAGAGGAGAAACAAGCCCGTACAAAGGAAGCTAGTCAGAAGGACAAGTGGAAGTCTTACTTTTTCCAAGCTGCGAAACTCAACTATGATAGTCATGGTGCTTTGATGTCTGCGATGGGATTCCCGGATGAGGGGATAATTGGCCAGGAATATCTTCGCAGTGCTAACGCGAGGCATGGAGCGGTCACGTTGGAGAACATTAATGACTTTGCTTTTGAGGAAGATCCGCTGGAGGACTATATTACCGATGTCTTCGAAAACGCCAACAAAGAGAACAACCGCGTATTTTTGAGCCATATTACATCGACCAGCCATCATCGGTTTCACATGCCCAAGAGAGAAAAGTATACACCTCTAGCCAACGGCGGCCACCTCGATATGATGTCAAGATATATCAACACAATCGGTTACGAAGACAGATGGATTCGAAAGGTGCTCGATATCTTGGACAAGCAAGGAGTTGCCAACGAAACCCTGGTCATCTTTCAAGGCGACCACGGTGTATCTCTCCCAGAGAATGATATCGCCTCGCCATATTACAACCCCAATGTCGGTGTTGAGCATGTCCCCCTCGTTCTCTCCCACCCGCAACTCCCAGCCTTCGACGTGGATGAAGGCGTGCACGCAACTCAAATCCTCCCCACAATTTTAGACATCCTTCTCGAAACAGGCTCCCTCAGCAAAACAAGCCGACAAGCAGCCCAGGACCTAATACGGAATTACGAAGGACAATCGCTCCTACGGCCTTTGGCTACAGGCGATGGACAATGGCAGttcaccatcaccaatccTGGGCGCGCTATGCTTAGCATCCGAGATGGTCGGTATCCAGAGCGTCATCTTGTTGTGCCGATAATAGAACACGTGGCTTGGAAACTGGCGGACTTGACGAAGGATCCTTATGAACAGAACCCTGTACAGGCGTTGGATTTTAAATCGTTCTTGGAGGAGGTGGAACAAAGGTTTGGGAGGGATGTTGCGGAGTGGGCGGAAGAAGGTGCTTTTATGACGAGATGGTTTGTCAAGGAAAACAGCAAGCGTTGGCGTTTTGATCTTTAA
- a CDS encoding hypothetical protein (EggNog:ENOG41), translated as MGYSFLPERDIWQHAPILTGSTKFEPQQDVKNIMITGGEGFIASWLVRHLVLTYPGVYNVISFDKLDYCSSLNNTRALREKPNFTFYQGDITSPSEVLDCLNRYNIDTVFHFAAQSHVDLSFGNSYSFTETNVYGTHVLLESAKTVGIKRFIHISTDEVYGEVAHGNYDLPEASILSPTNPYAASKAAAEMLVNSYQKSFKLPVIIVRSNNVYGPHQYPEKIIPKFISLLHRGEPVILHGDGSPTRRYLFAGDAADAFDTILHKGEIGQIYNIGSSDEISNIELCHIILTEMDIDVEDTNDFQRWVKHTHDRPFNDQRYAVDATKLKMLGWKQKTSFEEGLKTTIDWYKRYGDKWWGDISPVLTPFPQALSKKQEEQVVTPTSLPEV; from the exons ATGGGCTACAGCTTTCTTCCCGAGCGGGATATCTGGCAGCACGCGCCCATTTTAACGGGTAGCACCAAATTCGAACCGCAGCAAGAtgtcaagaacatcatgatCACAGGAGGTGAAGGTTTCAT TGCATCATGGCTCGTTCGGCACCTCGTCCTCACTTACCCCGGAGTTTACAACGTCATATCATTCGACAAGCTAGACTACTGCTCCTCCCTTAACAACACTCGCGCTCTCCGCGAGAAACCCAACTTCACTTTCTACCAAGGCGATATCACAAGCCCAAGCGAAGTCCTAGACTGCCTTAATCGCTATAACATTGACACAGTCTTCCACTTTGCAGCGCAATCGCACGTTGATCTCAGTTTCGGTAATTCATACAGTTTCACAGAGACAAACGTGTACGGCACCCATGTCCTTCTTGAGAGTGCGAAAACAGTAGGAATCAAGCGCTTCATCCACATTTCTACCGATGAGGTTTATGGAGAGGTTGCGCATGGGAATTATGATCTTCCTGAAGCGAGTATCCTATCGCCGACAAATCCATATGCTGCGAGTAAGGCTGCAGCAGAGATGTTGGTGAATTCGTATCAGAAGAGCTTTAAACTTCCTGTTATTATTGTGAGGAGTAATAATGTCTATGGGCCGCATCAGTACCCTGAGA AAATCATACCCAAGTTCATCTCACTACTCCATCGCGGCGAACCCGTGATACTTCATGGAGACGGAAGTCCAACACGACGCTACCTCTTCGCAGGAGATGCCGCCGATGCCTTTGATACAATTCTCCACAAAGGCGAGATCGGCCAAATCTACAACATTGGCTCCAGCGACGAGATCTCCAATATCGAACTCTGCCATATTATTCTTACCGAGATGGAcattgatgttgaggatACGAACGACTTTCAGCGCTGGGTGAAACATACTCATGACCGCCCGTTCAATGATCAAAGATACGCTGTTGATGCTACCAAACTCAAGATGTTAGGTTGGAAACAAAAGACAAGTTTTGAGGAGGGGCTTAAGACGACGATTGATTGGTATAAGCGATATGGTGATAAGTGGTGGGGCGACATTTCTCCTGTATTGACGCCCTTCCCTCAAGCTTTGAGCAAGAAGCAGGAGGAACAGGTGGTAACACCTACCAGTCTACCGGAAGTTTAA
- a CDS encoding hypothetical protein (EggNog:ENOG41), which produces MNSPDDATASVNTSDTHASSTNSYPLRPSDRRGFEIAIICALTLEADAIEALFDRHWEDDGPPFDKEPGDPNAYSTGVIGRFNVVLAHMPGMGKVNAATVAANCGKSFPSIKLALVVGICGVVPFSPTKDEIILGDVIISNGVIQYDFGRQFPECLVRKDTLLDVPGRPNLEIRGILTKLQGIRHRRQLSAKIESFLDILRQDPELHAEYPGSIEDMLFEATYRHADDRRSCEQARCTGALVKRNRLSTTDIHPKPAVHFGLMASADTVMKSGEDRDRIASTEDVIAFEMEGAGVWDSFPCIIIKGGCDYADSHKNKVWQRYAAATAAACAKAFLGFWTPSITQDVAYLTANLKRRCSLADREYIEQRKRLAEEPTTESKSHYLPLPRNKNFTGREGTIAELQKLLFTDPNGQRVALVGLGGVGKTQIALQLAHLVKKEEQADRSYSVIWMPALSMASFEQACTKMISEFGIEQTNDENAKETFRKFLSSEKAGNWFLIIDNADNIETLYGTAEAPGGIDEFIPDCEHGCILYTTRSREVAVSVAQNNVVKLSEMDDEDAKALLKSSLIEKGQMEDTVLIDKLLHKLAYLPLAITQASAYMKVNEISVNEYLNLLQNTNQDMVELLSCGFRDKTHYDSSQGAVATTWIVSFKQIRALHEDAATLLSITAYLEPKAIPRALLPPLGSDQKMTRAIGTLCGYSFLSKREDGETFDMHSLVHLAIKRWNEGEGLEAGTRQMAFAHIAETFPYNNWEDRELWRQYMPHALRLLTSTDDASPGDRCLLGDKVGRCLLIDGRTKQAVHILESVVEIGRATLAENDSDRLTGEHRLATAYRFNGQTKQATGLLEHVVAMRANLAENDPDRLASQQQLAAEYMSSRQTKQAIEMLEHVVAMRANLAENDSDRLASQQQLGRAYRVDGRIKEAIEMLEHVVAVHGETLPENHPYRLASEQQLARAYRVDGRIKEAIEMLEHVVAVHAETLPENHPYRLASEHELGVVYQENGQAKEAIELLEHVVAVRAGVLSGDNPDRLSSELALGITYQQNGQTKAAIELLEHVVTVKTAVLSEDHPERLSSEHALGVCYQKNGQTKEAVELLEHVVSVRKIVLSEDHPSRQLSIKWLQYCYDSLEEIGVPAESDGWEIVDEM; this is translated from the exons ATGAACTCCCCAGACGATGCTACGGCCTCTGTCAACACCTCAGATACACACGCTAGCTCTACCAACTCCTACCCGCTTCGCCCCAGCGACCGCCGCGGCTTTGAGATAGCTATTATTTGTGCATTGACCCTCGAAGCAGATGCTATCGAAGCCTTGTTCGATCGTCACTGGGAAGATGACGGTCCGCCTTTTGATAAGGAGCCAGGCGACCCTAATGCATACTCAACGGGGGTGATCGGCCGTTTCAACGTTGTCCTCGCACATATGCCGGGAATGGGCAAAGTCAATGCCGCTACTGTCGCTGCCAACTGCGGGAAAAGCTTTCCAAGCATCAAGCTTGCTCTGGTGGTCGGTATCTGTGGTGTCGTTCCGTTCAGCCCTACCAAGGACGAGATCATCCTGGGCGatgtcatcatcagcaacggGGTCATCCAGTATGATTTTGGCCGACAGTTTCCCGAGTGCCTGGTCCGTAAGGATACGTTACTGGATGTCCCTGGCAGACCCAACCTGGAGATCCGGGGAATCTTAACAAAGCTGCAAGGTATCCGACACCGCCGCCAATTAAGCGCTAAGATCGAAAGCTTTCTAGATATTCTCCGTCAGGATCCGGAGCTTCACGCTGAGTATCCTGGATCTATCGAAGATATGCTCTTTGAGGCTACCTACCGCCACGCGGATGATCGGAGGTCATGTGAGCAGGCTAGATGCACAGGCGCCCTAGTCAAGAGAAACCGACTGTCGACTACAGATATTCATCCAAAACCTGCTGTCCATTTTGGTTTGATGGCTTCTGCAGATACAGTTATGAAGTCAGGCGAAGATCGTGACCGCATAGCCTCAACAGAAGACGTTATTGCCTTTGAGATGGAAGGCGCTGGCGTTTGGGATAGCTTCCCCTGTATTATTATCAAGGGCGGTTGTGATTATGCTGATAGTCACAAAAACAAGGTTTGGCAACGGTATGCAGCAGCCACAGCTGCAGCTTGCGCGAAGGCTTTTCTGGGCTTTTGGACCCCGTCAATTACTCAAG ATGTCGCGTATCTGACTGCAAACCTCAAGAGACGCTGCTCATTAGCAGACCGAGAATATATTGAGCAGAGAAAAAGGCTCGCCGAAGAGCCCACGACAGAATCTAAGAGTCACTACCTACCGCTGCCGAGGAATAAGAACTTTACTGGTCGCGAGGGAACAATCGCTGAGCTTCAAAAACTTCTCTTCACTGACCCCAATGGCCAGCGAGTCGCTTTGGTCGGTTTGGGCGGCGTTGGTAAGACACAAattgctcttcagcttgcACATCTtgtgaagaaagaagaacagGCAGACCGTAGCTACTCTGTCATATGGATGCCCGCGTTGAGCATGGCGAGTTTCGAACAAGCCTGTACCAAGATGATCAGCGAGTTTGGCATCGAGCAGACAAATGACGAGAACGCCAAGGAAACTTTTAGGAAGTTTCTAAGCTCAGAAAAAGCCGGCAATTGGTTTCTTATCATCGATAATGCAGATAACATCGAGACTCTGTACGGAACGGCCGAGGCCCCGGGAGGCATCGACGAGTTCATACCAGACTGCGAGCACGGTTGCATTTTGTACACAACCCGATCTCGTGAGGTTGCTGTTAGCGTGGCGCAGAATAATGTCGTTAAGCTATCAGAaatggatgatgaggatgcgaAGGCCCTCTTAAAGAGTTCATTGATTGAAAAGGGCCAGATGGAGGACACTGTTCTTATCGACAAGCTCCTACATAAGCTTGCCTATCTACCTCTTGCTATCACCCAAGCTTCAGCATATATGAAAGTTAATGAGATCTCAGTCAACGAAtatctcaacctcctccaaaATACCAATCAGGATATGGTGGAACTGCTCAGTTGTGGGTTCCGTGATAAAACTCACTACGACTCTTCCCAAGGCGCGGTTGCTACCACCTGGATTGTGTCCTTCAAACAAATCCGCGCTCTCCACGAAGACGCCGCAACACTTCTATCAATCACGGCCTATCTTGAACCAAAGGCTATACCTCGTGCCTTATTACCGCCCCTTGGCTCAGATCAAAAGATGACTCGTGCTATTGGTACGCTTTGCGGATACAGCTTCTTGAGTAAacgagaagatggagagacGTTTGACATGCATAGTCTCGTTCACCTTGCCATAAAAAGATGGAATGAAGGAGAGGGACTTGAGGCAGGAACACGACAGATGGCATTCGCACATATTGCTGAGACTTTCCCATACAACAACTGGGAGGATCGTGAGCTATGGCGACAGTATATGCCACATGCACTTAGACTCCTAACAAGCACAGATGATGCCAGTCCTGGAGACAGATGCCTACTCGGAGATAAGGTTGGCCGATGCTTGCTCATTGACGGACGGACAAAACAGGCAGTGCATATCCTTGAGTCTGTGGTTGAGATCGGCAGGGCAACTTTGGCAGAGAATGACAGTGACCGACTGACAGGAGAGCATCGTCTTGCAACGGCATATAGATTTAACGGGCAAACAAAACAGGCAACTGGACTGCTTGAACATGTGGTTGCAATGAGAGCAAACTTAGCAGAGAATGACCCGGATCGACTGGCATCACAACAACAGCTTGCAGCAGAGTATATGAGTAGCAGGCAGACTAAACAAGCAATTGAAATGCTTGAGCATGTGGTTGCAATGAGAGCAAACTTAGCAGAGAATGACTCGGATCGACTGGCATCACAACAACAGCTTGGACGCGCATATAGAGTTGACGGAAGAATAAAAGAGGCAATTGAAATGCTTGAGCATGTGGTTGCAGTTCATGGAGAGACATTGCCAGAGAATCATCCCTATCGGCTGGCATCAGAACAACAGCTTGCACGCGCATATAGAGTTGACGGAAGAATAAAAGAGGCAATTGAAATGCTTGAACATGTGGTTGCAGTTCATGCAGAGACATTGCCAGAGAATCACCCCTATCGGCTGGCATCAGAACATGAACTTGGGGTAGTATACCAAGAGAATGGGCAAGCAAAAGAGGCAATTGAACTGCTTGAACACGTGGTTGCGGTCCGCGCAGGTGTACTGTCAGGGGACAATCCTGATCGGCTGTCATCAGAACTTGCACTTGGAATAACATACCAACAGAACGGTCAAACAAAAGCGGCAATCGAACTGCTTGAGCATGTGGTTACAGTCAAGACGGCTGTACTGTCAGAGGACCATCCTGAACGGCTTTCATCAGAACACGCACTTGGAGTGTGTTACCAAAAGAATGGGCAAACAAAAGAGGCAGTTGAACTGCTTGAACATGTGGTTTCAGTTCGAAAGATTGTACTATCGGAGGACCATCCTAGTCGGCAGCTATCAATAAAGTGGCTGCAGTACTGCTATGATAGCTTAGAGGAGATTGGCGTTCCAGCAGAGTCAGACGGCTGGGAAATTGTTGATGAAATGTAA